One genomic segment of Francisella persica ATCC VR-331 includes these proteins:
- a CDS encoding NAD(+)/NADH kinase has translation MVFKYNKVAIIGKHYKKEVSQMIEILYVFLQQQNLEITIENDTAADTSLVNIATASLKEIALRCDVAIVVGGDGNFLKASRVLALYSNIPIIGINKGKLGFLTTLAANDNTLKNDLYAILKGDSSVTKISMLKCRVDNNLRAPLEASIALNEIAITASRGLMFGLKVFIDGRYAFDQKGDGLIVSTPTGSTAHAMSAGGPILNPNQNSVVLVPICSHSLNSRPLVISDESIIDIYITEYNDPEPVLSIDGRHDTILKSHQKVTIQKARKKVTVLHTKDYSYYDTLREKLGWSKVLF, from the coding sequence ATGGTTTTCAAATATAATAAGGTTGCAATTATTGGTAAGCATTATAAAAAAGAAGTAAGTCAAATGATTGAAATCTTATATGTTTTTTTACAGCAACAAAACTTAGAAATAACTATAGAAAATGATACAGCAGCTGATACTTCACTTGTAAATATTGCCACTGCAAGCCTAAAAGAGATTGCGTTAAGGTGTGATGTTGCAATAGTGGTTGGTGGAGATGGTAATTTTCTTAAAGCATCTAGAGTTTTAGCTTTGTATAGTAATATTCCAATTATAGGTATAAATAAAGGCAAACTAGGTTTTTTGACAACCCTTGCTGCAAATGATAATACATTAAAAAATGACCTTTATGCAATATTAAAGGGTGATAGCTCAGTGACAAAGATAAGTATGCTAAAGTGCCGTGTTGATAATAATTTACGCGCACCATTAGAGGCATCTATCGCCTTAAATGAAATAGCAATAACAGCTAGCAGAGGTTTGATGTTTGGCCTGAAAGTGTTTATCGATGGTCGGTATGCTTTTGATCAAAAAGGTGATGGACTTATTGTATCTACACCTACTGGTTCAACAGCACATGCAATGTCAGCTGGTGGACCAATTTTAAATCCTAATCAAAATAGTGTAGTTTTGGTACCAATATGTTCACATTCATTAAATAGTAGGCCTTTAGTTATCTCAGATGAAAGTATTATTGATATTTATATAACAGAATATAATGACCCTGAACCAGTTTTGAGTATTGATGGTAGACATGATACTATCCTCAAATCTCATCAGAAAGTAACTATCCAGAAAGCGCGGAAGAAAGTTACAGTCTTGCATACAAAAGATTATAGCTATTATGACACTCTAAGAGAAAAATTAGGTTGGAGTAAGGTACTGTTCTAA